From a single Fusobacterium pseudoperiodonticum genomic region:
- the nikB gene encoding nickel ABC transporter permease, protein MIRYTIKRLLYLIPILFGVTFLTFLMLYLAPSDPISMKYSSMATVGDSKYIEEKKEEMGLNDSFIKQYTRWSKNVLSGDFGISTKYNVPVKDEIAKRLPKTLALTGTSILITIFLAFPLGIISAKYKNKWIDYIIRFFSFTGISIPSFWLGLMLMYIFSVKFKLLPIVGSKGIKSLILPSVTLSVWLVAVYIRRIRACILEEINKDYVVALESKGISSSKIMLFHILPNSLLTIITMFGMSIGSILGGTTIIETIFEYRGLGKMAADAITNRDYFLMQGYVIWTAIIYVVINLLVDILYKYLNPKIKIGDDSL, encoded by the coding sequence TTGATACGATATACAATAAAAAGACTTCTATATTTAATACCTATATTATTTGGAGTAACTTTCCTAACTTTTTTAATGTTATATTTAGCTCCTTCTGATCCAATTTCAATGAAATACAGTTCAATGGCTACCGTTGGAGATTCAAAATATATAGAAGAAAAAAAAGAAGAAATGGGTTTAAATGACAGTTTTATAAAACAATATACTAGGTGGTCTAAAAATGTTTTATCTGGTGATTTTGGTATATCTACTAAATACAATGTACCTGTAAAAGATGAAATAGCAAAAAGACTTCCTAAGACATTAGCCTTAACAGGAACATCTATTCTTATAACTATTTTTTTAGCTTTTCCTTTGGGAATAATTTCAGCTAAATATAAAAATAAATGGATAGATTATATAATTAGATTTTTTTCATTCACTGGGATTTCCATTCCTAGTTTTTGGTTAGGTTTGATGTTGATGTATATTTTTTCAGTAAAATTTAAACTTTTACCTATAGTTGGAAGTAAGGGAATAAAGAGTCTTATTCTTCCATCAGTAACACTTTCTGTATGGCTGGTTGCTGTATATATAAGAAGAATAAGAGCTTGTATATTGGAAGAAATAAACAAAGATTATGTTGTTGCTTTAGAATCTAAAGGAATTTCATCTTCAAAAATAATGTTATTCCATATATTACCAAACTCTTTATTAACAATAATTACTATGTTTGGAATGTCTATTGGTTCTATATTAGGTGGAACAACAATTATTGAAACAATTTTTGAATATCGTGGGCTTGGAAAAATGGCAGCAGATGCTATAACAAATAGAGATTATTTTTTAATGCAAGGTTATGTAATATGGACAGCTATAATTTATGTTGTTATAAATCTTCTTGTTGATATTCTCTATAAATATCTTAATCCTAAAATTAAAATAGGAGATGATAGTTTATGA
- a CDS encoding ABC transporter permease: protein MINKKFNYKFSIILTLAVIIIFITVFANYLAPFNPDYQNYEAISQAPNSINLMGTDYVGRDIFSRILYGGRYSLLIALLVTLLVAFMGIVIGLISGYLGGIVDIFIMRIVDMIMAFPYIVFVIAVVTIFGGGLKNLILAMTLISWTNYARVTRAMVISLKNNDFINQAKLSGASNIRIMYKYLAPNVLPYLIVLTTQDIANNLLTLSSLSLLGIGVQPPTAEWGLMLSEGKKFIQTAPWILFFPGLAIFICVVVFNLLGDSLRDILDPKK, encoded by the coding sequence ATGATAAATAAAAAATTTAATTATAAGTTTTCTATAATTTTAACATTAGCTGTCATTATAATTTTTATAACAGTTTTTGCAAACTATTTAGCTCCTTTTAATCCTGATTATCAAAATTATGAAGCTATTTCTCAGGCACCAAACTCTATTAATCTTATGGGAACAGATTATGTTGGTAGAGATATTTTTTCAAGAATACTCTATGGTGGTAGATATTCTTTACTCATTGCTCTATTAGTAACTTTGCTTGTTGCTTTTATGGGAATTGTAATAGGATTGATATCTGGTTACTTAGGTGGAATAGTTGATATATTCATAATGAGAATAGTTGATATGATCATGGCTTTTCCGTATATAGTTTTTGTAATAGCAGTTGTAACTATCTTTGGTGGAGGCTTAAAGAATTTAATTTTAGCTATGACTTTGATTAGTTGGACTAACTATGCAAGAGTTACTCGTGCTATGGTGATATCTTTAAAAAATAATGATTTTATAAATCAAGCTAAATTGAGTGGTGCTAGTAACATTAGAATTATGTATAAGTATTTGGCACCCAATGTATTACCTTATTTAATTGTTTTGACAACACAAGATATTGCAAATAATCTTTTGACATTGTCAAGTTTATCTCTTTTAGGAATTGGAGTTCAACCTCCAACAGCAGAATGGGGACTTATGTTAAGTGAAGGTAAAAAATTTATTCAAACAGCACCCTGGATATTATTTTTTCCAGGTTTAGCTATATTTATTTGTGTGGTTGTTTTTAATTTACTTGGGGACAGTTTAAGAGATATACTTGATCCTAAAAAGTAA
- a CDS encoding ABC transporter substrate-binding protein has product MKKKVLLGIFLALISIGVLTACGTKKEKEEVSTEAQATGGHMNIALYWFGETLDPALDWDGWTLTRAAVGETLVTVDENLQLVGQLADSWENVDETTWKFHIRQGVTFQNGNPLTPEAVKASIERTVKMNERGESALKLASIDVDGEYVVIKTKEPYGAFLANISDPMFIIVDTSVDTSKFKETPVCTGPYMVTSFKPATSFEVVAYENYWGGKPALDSITVFNIEDDNTRALALQSGDVDMAQGIRAGDIALFTDNKDYIVKTTTGTRIEFLTMNTVKSVLKDKNLRLAVNSAVDYDTIAKVVGGGAVAARAPFPASAPYGYDELNKQTFDLEKAKTLLAEAGYKDTDNDGYVDKDGKNLELNIYGTAGGNTRANSTVAELLESQLKTAGIKANIKIAENLEDIKKNLEFDLLFQNWQTVSTGDSQWFLDNAFKTDGSGNYGKYSNKELDNLINKLATTFDVKERQKITKEASQLIIDEAYGTYIVSQANVNVSNNKVENMHNFPIDYYFLTADTKITK; this is encoded by the coding sequence GTGAAGAAAAAAGTATTATTAGGAATCTTTTTAGCTCTTATTTCAATTGGAGTCTTAACAGCTTGTGGGACTAAAAAGGAAAAAGAAGAAGTTTCAACAGAGGCTCAAGCTACTGGAGGGCATATGAATATCGCTCTTTACTGGTTTGGAGAAACATTGGATCCAGCATTAGACTGGGACGGTTGGACATTAACAAGAGCTGCTGTCGGAGAAACTTTAGTGACTGTTGATGAAAACTTACAATTAGTTGGTCAATTAGCTGATTCTTGGGAAAATGTTGATGAAACAACTTGGAAATTCCATATTCGTCAAGGAGTAACTTTCCAAAACGGAAATCCTTTAACTCCAGAAGCAGTTAAAGCTTCTATAGAAAGAACAGTAAAAATGAATGAAAGAGGAGAATCTGCATTAAAGTTAGCTAGTATAGATGTTGATGGAGAATATGTTGTTATAAAAACAAAAGAACCTTATGGTGCATTTTTAGCAAACATATCTGATCCTATGTTTATAATTGTTGACACTAGTGTTGATACTTCTAAATTTAAAGAAACACCAGTTTGTACAGGTCCATATATGGTAACTTCATTTAAACCTGCTACTTCATTTGAAGTTGTCGCTTATGAAAACTATTGGGGAGGAAAACCTGCACTTGACAGTATAACTGTATTTAATATAGAAGATGATAATACAAGAGCTCTTGCATTACAATCAGGTGATGTTGATATGGCTCAAGGTATAAGAGCTGGAGATATAGCTCTATTTACTGATAATAAAGACTATATTGTTAAGACTACAACTGGAACTCGTATTGAATTTTTGACAATGAATACAGTAAAATCTGTTCTAAAGGATAAAAATCTTCGTTTAGCTGTTAACTCAGCAGTAGATTATGACACTATTGCAAAAGTTGTTGGTGGAGGAGCAGTAGCAGCAAGAGCACCTTTCCCAGCTAGTGCACCTTATGGCTATGATGAACTTAATAAACAAACTTTTGATTTAGAAAAAGCTAAAACTCTTTTAGCAGAAGCTGGATATAAAGATACAGATAATGATGGTTATGTTGATAAAGATGGAAAAAATCTTGAACTAAATATCTATGGAACTGCTGGTGGAAATACTAGAGCAAACTCAACTGTAGCTGAACTTTTAGAATCTCAACTAAAAACAGCTGGAATAAAAGCTAATATTAAAATTGCTGAAAATCTTGAAGATATTAAAAAGAATTTAGAATTTGATCTTTTATTCCAAAACTGGCAAACAGTTTCAACTGGAGATTCTCAATGGTTCCTAGATAATGCTTTCAAGACTGATGGAAGTGGAAACTATGGTAAATATAGTAACAAAGAATTAGATAACTTAATTAATAAACTTGCTACTACATTTGATGTAAAAGAACGTCAAAAAATAACAAAAGAAGCTAGTCAACTAATAATAGATGAAGCTTATGGAACATATATAGTGAGTCAAGCTAATGTAAATGTTTCAAATAATAAAGTGGAAAATATGCATAATTTCCCAATAGATTATTATTTCTTGACAGCAGATACAAAAATAACAAAATAG
- a CDS encoding ABC transporter ATP-binding protein encodes MKPLLEIKNLNINYKNSIKAVKNVSLTLKDNQIISIVGESGSGKSTLIRAILKLLPTGGKIESGNIFFLEKDILTLNKKELNKLRGKDIGMIFQDPNSTMDPIKTIEKQFIEYILEHNNISKKEAIDLAKEYLLKLSLTDVDRILKSYPFELSGGMKQRVAIAMSMAQSPRLLLADEPTSALDVTVQAQVIQELKKIRENFNTAIILVTHNMGVASYISDKIAVMKDGELIEFGDKEQIINNPQKEYTKLLLNAVINLK; translated from the coding sequence ATGAAACCTCTATTAGAAATTAAAAATTTGAATATCAATTATAAAAACTCTATAAAGGCTGTAAAAAATGTTAGTCTAACATTGAAAGATAATCAAATTATTTCAATAGTTGGTGAAAGTGGAAGTGGAAAGAGTACACTTATAAGAGCAATACTCAAACTGCTTCCAACAGGTGGAAAAATAGAAAGTGGGAATATCTTTTTTTTAGAGAAAGATATTCTTACTTTAAATAAAAAAGAACTCAATAAACTTAGAGGAAAAGATATAGGAATGATATTTCAAGATCCTAATTCAACTATGGATCCAATAAAAACTATTGAAAAACAGTTTATTGAGTATATTTTAGAACATAATAATATATCTAAAAAGGAAGCTATTGACCTAGCAAAAGAATATTTATTAAAGCTCAGCTTAACTGATGTTGACAGAATTTTAAAATCCTATCCTTTTGAGCTTTCAGGGGGAATGAAACAAAGGGTTGCAATTGCTATGTCAATGGCTCAAAGCCCAAGATTATTATTGGCTGATGAACCAACTAGTGCTCTTGATGTTACTGTTCAAGCACAGGTTATTCAAGAATTAAAAAAAATAAGAGAAAATTTTAATACAGCTATTATTTTAGTTACTCACAATATGGGAGTAGCTTCATATATATCTGATAAAATTGCTGTTATGAAAGATGGGGAACTTATAGAATTTGGAGATAAAGAACAGATTATTAATAATCCTCAAAAAGAGTATACAAAATTATTGTTAAATGCTGTTATAAATTTAAAATAG
- a CDS encoding ABC transporter ATP-binding protein: MSEDLLIIENISKSFTVDKNKELKALKNINIRLKKGECIGIVGESGCGKSTLARIIVGIEKKTSGKIIFDDKEIDGISKTKDIQMIFQSPLSSFNPRMKIIDYMWEPLRNYFKLSKKESIPLIIKSLVDVGLDETALEKYPHEFSGGQLQRITIARAIIIKPKLIVCDEITSALDVSVQKQILELLKKLQKDLALSYLFIGHDLAVVQNISQKIVVMYMGEIVEELNSIDLKTKAKHPYTNLLLNSVFEVNKA, encoded by the coding sequence ATGAGTGAAGATTTATTAATTATAGAAAACATTTCAAAATCATTTACAGTTGATAAAAATAAAGAATTAAAAGCTCTTAAAAATATAAATATTAGATTAAAAAAAGGTGAATGTATAGGAATTGTTGGAGAGTCTGGTTGTGGAAAATCTACTTTAGCTAGAATAATAGTTGGAATAGAAAAGAAAACATCAGGTAAAATTATCTTTGATGACAAAGAAATAGATGGTATTTCTAAAACAAAGGATATTCAAATGATTTTTCAAAGTCCTCTTTCATCTTTTAATCCTCGTATGAAAATTATTGACTATATGTGGGAGCCTCTTAGAAACTATTTTAAATTATCTAAAAAAGAGAGTATCCCTCTCATAATTAAATCTTTAGTAGATGTTGGTTTAGATGAAACTGCTCTTGAAAAATATCCACATGAATTTTCTGGAGGACAACTTCAAAGAATTACAATAGCTAGAGCAATAATAATTAAACCTAAATTAATAGTTTGTGATGAAATCACTAGTGCATTAGATGTTTCAGTTCAAAAACAAATTTTAGAACTTTTAAAAAAATTACAAAAAGATTTAGCTCTATCATATCTTTTTATTGGACATGATTTAGCTGTCGTTCAGAATATTAGCCAAAAAATTGTTGTCATGTATATGGGAGAAATAGTAGAAGAATTAAATTCTATTGATTTAAAAACTAAAGCAAAACATCCTTATACAAATTTACTTTTAAATTCTGTTTTTGAAGTTAATAAAGCATGA
- the ftcD gene encoding glutamate formimidoyltransferase produces MAKIVECIPNYSEGKDLAKIERIVAPYKNNPKVKLLGVEPDANYNRTVVTILGDPEEVKKAVIESIGIATKEIDMNVHKGEHKRMGATDVVPFLPIQEMTTEECNEISREVAKAVWEQFQLPVFLYESTATAPNRVSLPDIRKGEYEGMAEKLKQPEWAPDFGERAPHPTAGVTAIGCRMPLIAFNINLATTNMDIPKEIAKAIRFSSGGFRFIQAGPAEILDKGFVQVTMNIKDYTKNPIYRIMETVKMEAKRWGVKVTGCEIIGATPFASLTDSLKYYLACDGIKDDVDAMSMEKVVELMVKYLGLTDFDVKKVLEANI; encoded by the coding sequence ATGGCAAAAATAGTAGAATGTATTCCAAATTATAGTGAAGGTAAGGATTTAGCAAAGATTGAAAGAATCGTAGCACCATATAAAAATAATCCTAAAGTTAAACTTCTAGGTGTTGAACCAGATGCAAATTACAACAGAACAGTTGTTACAATATTAGGAGATCCTGAAGAAGTTAAAAAAGCTGTTATTGAATCAATAGGAATTGCAACTAAGGAAATAGATATGAATGTTCATAAAGGTGAACACAAGAGAATGGGAGCAACAGACGTTGTACCTTTCTTACCAATTCAAGAAATGACTACTGAAGAATGTAATGAAATTTCAAGAGAAGTGGCTAAAGCAGTTTGGGAACAATTCCAATTACCTGTTTTCTTATATGAAAGTACAGCAACTGCTCCAAACAGAGTGTCACTACCTGATATCAGAAAAGGTGAATATGAAGGAATGGCAGAAAAATTAAAACAACCTGAATGGGCTCCAGATTTCGGAGAAAGAGCTCCTCACCCTACTGCAGGAGTTACAGCTATTGGTTGTAGAATGCCTTTAATAGCTTTCAACATTAACTTAGCTACAACAAATATGGATATACCAAAAGAAATAGCTAAAGCTATCAGATTCTCAAGTGGAGGATTTAGATTCATTCAAGCTGGACCAGCTGAAATTTTAGATAAAGGATTTGTTCAAGTAACAATGAACATCAAAGACTACACTAAAAACCCTATTTACAGAATTATGGAAACTGTAAAAATGGAAGCTAAGAGATGGGGAGTAAAAGTTACTGGTTGTGAAATCATAGGAGCAACTCCATTCGCATCATTAACTGACTCTTTAAAATACTACTTAGCATGTGATGGAATAAAAGATGATGTAGATGCTATGTCTATGGAAAAAGTTGTTGAATTAATGGTTAAATACTTAGGTTTAACTGATTTCGACGTTAAAAAAGTTTTAGAAGCTAACATCTAA
- the hutI gene encoding imidazolonepropionase has product MQADLVLYNIGQLVTSRELDNSKKMDNIEVIENNGYIVIEKDKIVAVGSGEVPKEYLSPATEMVDLIGKLVTPGLIDSHTHLVHGGSRENEFAMKIAGVPYLEILEKGGGILSTLKSTRNASEQELIEKTLKSLRHMLELGVTTVEAKSGYGLNLEDELKQLEVTKILGYLQPVTLVSTFMAAHATPPEYKDNKEGYVQEVIRMLPIVKERNLAEFCDIFCEDKVFSVDESRRILTAAKELGYKLKIHADEIVSLGGVELAAELGATSAEHLMKITDSGINALANSNVIADLLPATSFNLMEHYAPARKMIEAGIQIALSTDYNPGSCPSENLQFVMQIGAAHLKMTPKEVFKAVTINAAKAVDKQDTIGSIEVGKKADITVFDAPSMAYFLYHFGINHTDSVYKNGKLVFKR; this is encoded by the coding sequence ATGCAAGCTGATTTAGTTTTATATAATATTGGACAATTAGTTACATCAAGAGAACTTGATAACAGTAAAAAAATGGACAATATTGAAGTAATAGAAAATAATGGATATATAGTAATAGAAAAAGATAAAATAGTTGCTGTTGGTAGTGGAGAAGTTCCAAAAGAATATCTTTCACCTGCTACAGAAATGGTAGATTTAATTGGTAAATTAGTTACACCTGGACTTATAGATTCTCATACTCACTTAGTTCATGGTGGTTCAAGAGAAAATGAATTCGCTATGAAAATTGCTGGAGTACCTTACCTTGAAATATTAGAAAAAGGTGGAGGAATTTTAAGTACTTTAAAATCTACAAGAAATGCAAGCGAACAAGAGCTTATAGAAAAAACTTTAAAGAGTTTAAGACATATGTTAGAACTTGGTGTTACAACTGTTGAAGCTAAAAGTGGATATGGTTTAAATTTAGAAGATGAGTTGAAGCAATTAGAAGTTACTAAAATTTTAGGTTACTTACAACCTGTTACTTTAGTTTCTACATTTATGGCAGCTCATGCTACACCACCTGAATACAAAGATAACAAAGAAGGATATGTACAAGAAGTTATAAGAATGTTACCTATAGTTAAAGAAAGAAATTTAGCAGAATTCTGTGACATCTTCTGTGAAGATAAAGTTTTCTCTGTTGATGAAAGTAGAAGAATCCTAACAGCTGCAAAAGAATTAGGATATAAATTAAAGATACATGCTGATGAAATTGTTTCACTTGGTGGAGTTGAACTTGCTGCTGAATTAGGAGCAACTTCTGCTGAACACTTAATGAAAATAACTGACTCAGGAATAAATGCTCTTGCTAATAGTAATGTAATAGCAGATTTACTTCCTGCAACTTCATTTAACTTAATGGAACACTATGCTCCTGCAAGAAAAATGATAGAAGCTGGAATACAAATTGCTTTGTCTACTGACTATAACCCTGGTTCTTGTCCATCTGAAAACTTACAATTTGTTATGCAAATTGGAGCAGCTCATTTAAAAATGACTCCTAAAGAAGTTTTCAAAGCAGTTACTATAAATGCTGCAAAAGCTGTGGATAAACAAGATACAATAGGTTCTATTGAAGTTGGTAAAAAAGCTGATATAACTGTTTTTGATGCTCCAAGTATGGCTTACTTCTTATATCACTTTGGAATAAATCATACTGACAGCGTTTACAAAAATGGAAAATTAGTTTTCAAAAGATAA
- a CDS encoding NADAR family protein — MKYNLENLIKNFNSKKKLKFLFFWGHTQNGDEITKACFSQWYNCKFVVDEITYHTAEQYMMAQKALLFGDNEIFHKIMNSKHPKEYKELGRKIKNFSDSKWNENKYQIVLKGNLAKFSQNEKLKTFLLNTGTRVLVEASPYDKIWGIGLSADQENIENPLTWNGENLLGFALMEVRDLISE; from the coding sequence ATGAAATATAACTTAGAAAATTTAATAAAGAATTTTAATTCAAAGAAGAAATTAAAATTTTTATTCTTTTGGGGACATACTCAAAATGGAGATGAGATAACAAAAGCTTGTTTCAGTCAGTGGTATAATTGTAAATTTGTTGTAGATGAAATTACATATCATACTGCTGAACAATATATGATGGCTCAAAAAGCATTATTATTTGGTGATAATGAAATTTTCCATAAGATTATGAATTCAAAACATCCAAAAGAATATAAAGAATTAGGAAGAAAAATTAAAAATTTCTCTGATTCAAAATGGAATGAAAATAAATATCAAATAGTATTAAAGGGAAATCTTGCTAAATTTTCACAAAATGAAAAATTAAAAACTTTTCTTTTAAATACAGGTACTAGAGTTTTAGTTGAAGCTAGTCCTTATGATAAAATTTGGGGGATTGGACTTTCAGCTGATCAAGAAAATATTGAAAATCCTTTGACTTGGAATGGGGAAAATCTTTTAGGTTTTGCTCTTATGGAAGTTAGAGATTTAATTAGTGAGTAA
- a CDS encoding cyclodeaminase/cyclohydrolase family protein: protein MKLVELDVLKFLDVVDSNSPAPGGGSVSALASSLGASLARMVAHLSFGKKNYEALADDVKAKFVANFDELLKIKNELNDLIDRDSEAYNTVMAAYKLPKETDEEKAARSAEIQKSLKYAIQTPYDIVVLSGKAISLLGEILANGNQNAITDIGVGTMLLMVGLEGGILNVKVNLSSIKDTEYVEKITKEIYDIKATAEKEKERIMGIVNAAL, encoded by the coding sequence ATGAAATTAGTAGAATTAGATGTATTGAAATTTTTGGACGTAGTTGACTCAAATTCACCTGCACCTGGTGGAGGATCAGTTTCTGCTCTTGCATCATCTTTAGGAGCAAGTTTAGCAAGAATGGTTGCTCATTTAAGCTTTGGAAAGAAAAACTATGAAGCTCTAGCTGATGATGTTAAAGCTAAATTCGTTGCAAACTTTGATGAATTATTAAAAATTAAAAACGAATTAAACGATTTAATCGATAGAGACTCTGAAGCATATAACACAGTTATGGCTGCATACAAATTACCAAAAGAAACTGATGAAGAAAAAGCTGCTAGAAGTGCTGAAATTCAAAAATCTTTAAAATATGCTATTCAAACTCCTTATGATATAGTTGTTTTATCAGGAAAAGCAATCTCTTTACTAGGAGAAATCTTAGCAAATGGAAACCAAAATGCAATAACTGATATTGGTGTAGGAACTATGTTATTAATGGTAGGACTTGAAGGTGGAATCTTAAATGTTAAAGTTAACCTATCTTCAATAAAAGATACTGAATATGTAGAAAAAATAACAAAAGAAATCTACGATATAAAAGCTACTGCTGAAAAAGAAAAAGAAAGAATAATGGGAATAGTTAACGCTGCATTATAA
- a CDS encoding DUF1576 domain-containing protein, whose product MDNIKQRIRQIEILALTLFMIILVCFLTYIINESENIFLGLYRIITSPAILVTDFIKVGGIGAAFLNALLILSFNYFLVKLFKIKITGVVIAMFFTVFGFSFFGKNILNILPFYLGGILYSVYTSTDFSEHLISIAFSSALAPFISSVAFYGEVAYETSYINAILIGVLIGFIVVPLAKSLYDFHEGYDLYNLGFTAGILGSVIMAVLKLYHFEINPQFLVSSEYDMALKIICSSVFVAFIIVGFYINNNSFTGYFKLMRDDGYKSDFVQKYGYGLTYINMGMMGLISVAFVTFTGQTFNGPILAGLFTVVGFSANGKTIFNTIPIFIGVLLASFGSKGNTFTVAISGLFGTALAPISGVFGPVAGIIAGWLHLAVVQNVGLVHGGLNLYNNGFSAGIVAGFLLPIFNMITDNNNQRKMNIQKKHMNFLKAVQKNIKNKMKEEEGEDK is encoded by the coding sequence ATGGATAATATAAAACAGAGAATTAGACAAATTGAAATTTTAGCACTTACTCTTTTTATGATAATTTTAGTTTGTTTTTTAACATATATAATTAATGAAAGTGAAAATATATTCTTAGGTTTATATAGAATTATTACTTCTCCAGCTATTTTAGTAACTGATTTCATTAAAGTTGGTGGTATAGGAGCAGCCTTTTTAAATGCTCTCTTAATTTTATCTTTTAACTATTTTCTAGTGAAATTGTTTAAGATAAAAATAACTGGAGTAGTTATAGCAATGTTCTTTACAGTTTTTGGTTTCTCATTTTTTGGAAAAAATATTTTAAATATATTACCTTTTTATCTAGGCGGTATTCTCTACAGTGTATACACTTCAACTGATTTCTCAGAACATCTTATCTCTATTGCATTTTCAAGTGCTCTAGCTCCTTTTATTAGTAGCGTAGCTTTCTATGGGGAAGTTGCTTATGAAACATCTTATATTAATGCAATTTTGATTGGTGTTTTAATTGGTTTTATTGTTGTACCTTTGGCAAAGAGCCTTTATGATTTCCATGAAGGTTATGATTTATATAACCTAGGTTTTACAGCTGGAATATTGGGTTCAGTTATAATGGCTGTTTTAAAGCTATACCATTTTGAAATTAACCCACAATTTCTTGTATCTTCTGAGTATGATATGGCATTGAAAATTATATGTTCTTCTGTGTTTGTTGCCTTTATAATTGTAGGTTTCTATATAAATAATAATTCTTTTACTGGATATTTTAAACTAATGAGAGATGATGGCTATAAATCTGATTTCGTTCAAAAATATGGCTATGGTCTAACTTATATTAATATGGGTATGATGGGACTTATCAGTGTTGCTTTTGTGACTTTTACAGGACAAACTTTTAATGGACCTATACTAGCAGGACTATTCACTGTTGTTGGATTTTCAGCAAATGGAAAAACTATCTTTAATACCATACCTATATTTATAGGAGTACTTCTTGCAAGTTTTGGAAGTAAGGGAAACACTTTTACAGTAGCTATTTCAGGACTATTTGGAACAGCTCTTGCTCCTATATCAGGTGTATTTGGTCCTGTTGCAGGTATAATTGCTGGTTGGTTACACTTAGCAGTTGTACAAAATGTCGGTTTGGTTCATGGTGGACTTAATCTTTACAATAATGGTTTCTCAGCAGGTATTGTTGCAGGATTTTTACTTCCTATATTCAATATGATAACTGATAATAACAATCAAAGAAAAATGAATATTCAAAAGAAACATATGAATTTTTTAAAAGCTGTACAAAAAAATATAAAAAATAAAATGAAGGAAGAAGAAGGTGAAGATAAATGA
- a CDS encoding NUDIX hydrolase, translating into MKLLDIPNLKFLKVGVDSDPLNNNNLEYLEKQNAIAALIVNHARDKVLFVNQYRPGVHNYIYEVPAGLIDEGEEPIHALEREVREETGYRREDYDIIYDSNTGFLVSPGYTTEKIFIYIIKLKSDDIVPLELDLDETENLYTRWIDIRDAGKLTLDMKTIFSLHIYANIIR; encoded by the coding sequence ATGAAATTATTAGATATCCCTAATTTAAAATTTTTAAAAGTTGGAGTTGATAGCGATCCATTAAACAATAATAATTTAGAATATTTAGAAAAACAAAATGCAATTGCTGCTTTAATAGTAAATCATGCTAGAGATAAGGTTTTATTTGTAAATCAGTATAGACCTGGGGTTCATAATTATATATATGAAGTTCCTGCTGGACTTATTGATGAGGGGGAAGAGCCTATTCATGCTCTTGAAAGAGAAGTTAGAGAAGAAACAGGTTATAGAAGAGAAGATTATGACATTATCTATGATAGTAACACTGGATTTTTAGTTTCTCCAGGTTATACAACTGAAAAGATTTTTATTTATATCATAAAATTAAAATCTGATGATATTGTTCCTTTAGAACTTGACTTAGATGAAACTGAAAATCTATACACTAGATGGATAGATATTAGAGATGCAGGAAAACTTACTTTAGATATGAAAACAATTTTTTCACTTCATATCTATGCTAATATAATAAGATAA